Proteins encoded in a region of the Isoalcanivorax pacificus W11-5 genome:
- a CDS encoding penicillin acylase family protein — translation MFSPAILRAGLAAGFSTALVLTGCGGDSSSRRHTPEPETGYAATLERTTYGVPHITSETYGGLGYGHGYAIAEDNLCVLADAFVTFSGERSKYFGRTGTQAASGTFGAPVNLEADFFFRFIANDETVENFLSQQDDEFHQLVDGFAAGYNRYVREIQQGDHANRHLDCRSEEWLREITEQDMYRRLVVLNLAASSSNWVEEIASAAPPSPVISPTLARTVSIEDGLGDIDPERFVLGRKTGIGSNTYSFGSDATGTNSGINFANPHWYLEGVDRFYQVHLTKPGEIDIAGAAIMGAPMVLIGFNNNLAWAHTVSTARRFGFYRLQLAADDPTSYIFDGQRRAMEATEITVEMEDGTTATRTLYRSHLGPMINLSGLSPALAWNSAQAVTIRDVNLENPRSFRNFLAWNHAQTLQDFIDAKKSILGIPWVNTSAAGRDDGRAFYSDITVVPNLPDSLVSLCSITELAPALPLLAGNTSACTWRTDADSPQPGAFGVSKLPSLESPEYVANMNDSYWLSNPNTPLTGYDRVIGAENNAQSLRTRMGHTQALELVANPPVTSAQVREEVISSRVYSAEQLKDDLLAAACTGNPIDVDGTDVDVTVACSVLDAWDNTGNLDARGALIWSQFWNRARNLSNLYTTPFNAMDPINTPNGLNTANADVIEAFGAAVQAVNDSGLPLDAQVRDYQTYPKQGVTIPLFGGSGNEGYFTVLNNTYMHVVDFPDGQPVRAYTFVAHSQSTDPNSPHFADYTQAYSDKQWNEFPFTREAIEASLIAEPLQLEE, via the coding sequence ATGTTTTCACCCGCCATTCTGCGCGCTGGCCTGGCGGCTGGATTCAGTACCGCCCTGGTACTGACCGGCTGCGGCGGCGACAGTAGTTCCCGCAGACATACCCCCGAGCCGGAAACCGGCTACGCGGCCACCCTGGAACGCACCACCTACGGCGTGCCACACATCACTTCGGAGACTTACGGCGGCCTGGGCTACGGCCACGGCTACGCCATCGCCGAGGACAACCTGTGCGTACTCGCCGATGCCTTCGTCACGTTCAGTGGCGAGCGCTCGAAATACTTTGGCCGTACCGGCACGCAGGCGGCCAGTGGCACCTTCGGCGCTCCGGTCAACCTGGAAGCCGATTTCTTCTTCCGTTTCATCGCCAATGACGAAACGGTCGAGAACTTCCTCAGCCAGCAGGATGACGAATTCCACCAGCTGGTGGACGGTTTTGCCGCCGGCTATAACCGCTATGTGCGCGAAATCCAGCAGGGCGACCATGCCAACCGCCATCTGGACTGCCGCAGTGAAGAATGGCTGCGCGAAATTACCGAACAGGACATGTACCGCCGCCTGGTGGTGCTGAACCTGGCCGCCAGTTCTTCCAACTGGGTCGAGGAGATTGCCTCCGCCGCACCGCCATCCCCCGTGATCAGCCCGACGCTGGCCCGCACCGTCTCTATTGAGGACGGCCTCGGCGACATCGATCCGGAGCGGTTTGTGCTGGGTCGCAAGACCGGTATCGGCAGCAACACCTATTCATTCGGCAGCGATGCCACCGGCACCAACAGCGGCATCAACTTTGCCAACCCGCACTGGTATCTGGAAGGCGTGGACCGTTTTTATCAGGTGCACCTGACCAAGCCGGGCGAGATCGATATCGCCGGTGCCGCCATCATGGGCGCGCCGATGGTGCTGATCGGTTTCAACAACAACCTGGCCTGGGCACACACCGTGTCCACCGCGCGCCGCTTTGGCTTCTACCGCCTGCAACTGGCGGCGGATGACCCGACCAGCTACATCTTCGACGGCCAGCGCCGTGCCATGGAAGCGACGGAAATCACCGTGGAAATGGAAGACGGCACCACCGCGACCCGCACCCTGTACCGTTCGCACCTGGGTCCGATGATCAACCTCAGCGGCCTGAGCCCGGCACTGGCCTGGAACAGCGCGCAGGCCGTCACCATTCGTGACGTGAACCTGGAAAACCCGCGTTCCTTCCGCAACTTCCTGGCCTGGAACCATGCCCAGACGCTGCAGGATTTCATCGACGCGAAGAAATCCATTCTCGGCATTCCGTGGGTGAACACGTCCGCCGCCGGTCGTGACGATGGCCGCGCGTTCTACTCCGACATCACGGTGGTGCCGAACCTGCCGGATTCGCTGGTATCGCTGTGCAGCATCACCGAACTGGCGCCGGCCCTGCCGCTGCTCGCCGGCAACACCTCCGCCTGTACCTGGCGCACCGATGCCGACTCCCCGCAACCCGGTGCTTTCGGCGTCAGCAAGCTGCCCAGCCTGGAAAGCCCGGAATACGTGGCGAACATGAACGACAGCTACTGGCTGAGCAACCCGAACACGCCGCTGACCGGCTACGACCGTGTGATCGGCGCGGAAAACAATGCGCAGAGCCTGCGTACCCGCATGGGGCACACGCAGGCCCTGGAACTGGTGGCCAACCCGCCGGTGACCAGCGCACAGGTGCGTGAGGAGGTCATCAGCAGCCGCGTCTACAGCGCCGAGCAACTGAAAGACGACCTGCTCGCCGCCGCCTGCACTGGCAACCCGATTGATGTCGACGGCACCGATGTCGACGTGACCGTAGCCTGTAGCGTGCTTGATGCCTGGGACAACACCGGCAATCTGGATGCCCGTGGCGCACTCATCTGGTCGCAGTTCTGGAACCGCGCGCGCAACCTGTCGAACCTGTACACCACCCCGTTCAACGCCATGGACCCGATCAACACCCCGAATGGCCTGAACACCGCCAACGCGGACGTGATCGAAGCCTTTGGCGCTGCCGTCCAGGCCGTCAATGACTCCGGCCTGCCGCTGGATGCGCAGGTGCGTGATTACCAGACCTATCCGAAACAGGGCGTCACCATTCCGCTGTTCGGTGGTTCGGGCAACGAAGGCTATTTCACCGTGCTGAACAACACCTACATGCACGTGGTGGATTTCCCGGATGGCCAGCCCGTGCGTGCCTATACCTTCGTCGCGCACTCGCAGTCCACCGATCCGAACAGCCCGCACTTTGCGGATTACACCCAGGCGTATTCGGATAAGCAATGGAACGAATTCCCGTTCACCCGTGAAGCGATCGAAGCCTCCCTGATCGCAGAACCACTGCAACTGGAAGAGTAA
- a CDS encoding class I SAM-dependent methyltransferase, with amino-acid sequence MTPEQLAAQLRCPHGEDADDVGLSMNRANGALTLRSIALLDPAPGQRVLEIGPGNAAFATQVVHHAPGVQYTGLDLSAEMVAAATRLNRALVDDGRATFVPGSAEQLPFADACFERIFSVNTLYFWTPAEPCLHEIRRVITPDGVLCLAFGHRDFMAALPFAAHGFTLYDEQEASALLDATGWQVTAIDEHLESVRSNTGEAIQRRMLIVRARPV; translated from the coding sequence ATGACTCCCGAACAGCTTGCTGCCCAGTTGCGCTGCCCCCATGGCGAGGACGCCGACGACGTCGGCCTGTCCATGAACCGCGCCAACGGAGCCCTCACACTGCGCAGTATTGCCTTGCTGGACCCGGCACCCGGCCAGCGCGTGCTGGAAATCGGCCCCGGCAATGCCGCCTTCGCCACGCAGGTGGTGCACCATGCACCGGGGGTGCAGTACACCGGCCTGGACCTGTCTGCCGAGATGGTGGCGGCCGCCACCCGGCTGAACCGCGCCCTGGTGGATGACGGCCGGGCCACATTCGTGCCCGGCAGTGCGGAGCAGCTGCCGTTTGCGGACGCCTGCTTTGAACGCATATTCAGCGTCAACACGCTCTATTTCTGGACACCGGCAGAACCCTGCCTGCATGAGATCCGCCGGGTTATCACTCCGGACGGCGTGCTCTGCCTGGCCTTTGGCCATCGCGACTTCATGGCTGCCCTGCCCTTCGCTGCGCACGGCTTCACGCTGTATGACGAACAGGAGGCCTCGGCACTGCTGGACGCGACCGGCTGGCAGGTAACGGCAATCGATGAGCACCTTGAATCGGTGCGCAGCAACACCGGCGAAGCGATACAGCGACGGATGCTGATCGTCCGCGCCCGGCCCGTTTGA
- a CDS encoding helix-turn-helix transcriptional regulator has translation MTTTIGAHLYIWDDRFLYTTAGMTSDSTQRHTLTLLLAMDAGGSFTLEEDDGRSARYSAALIGHGVARRLATPDSALLSLNFDPQSYEYHTLKAFLGRAPVRAVEARLDDTLRTEMRAAGLGVLDGATLFRLTTRLAHAITGYRPIRLSMDMRVLHVAHKIKKELPLQSTVEELAREVGLSAHRLTHLFSDKLGLSIKSYVLWAKMRRAAVLIALGRSLADIAHEVGFADAAHLTRTFKAFFGLTPSFVAQHIRVHLH, from the coding sequence ATGACCACAACAATCGGCGCGCATCTGTATATCTGGGATGATCGTTTTCTGTACACGACGGCCGGAATGACATCTGATTCGACCCAGCGGCATACCCTGACACTGCTGCTGGCCATGGACGCTGGCGGCAGTTTTACCCTCGAGGAAGACGATGGGCGCAGCGCCCGCTACAGTGCCGCGCTCATTGGCCACGGCGTGGCACGCCGGCTGGCGACACCGGACAGCGCCCTGCTGTCGCTGAACTTCGATCCGCAAAGCTATGAGTATCACACGCTGAAGGCCTTTCTCGGCCGCGCACCGGTACGGGCCGTGGAGGCACGCCTGGATGATACCCTGCGCACCGAAATGCGCGCCGCCGGCCTCGGCGTGCTGGATGGCGCCACCCTGTTCCGGCTGACCACCCGGCTGGCACACGCCATCACCGGCTACCGGCCGATCCGCCTGAGCATGGACATGCGTGTACTGCACGTGGCGCACAAGATAAAAAAGGAACTGCCGCTGCAAAGCACCGTGGAGGAGCTGGCACGGGAAGTCGGCCTGTCGGCGCACCGCCTCACGCATCTGTTTTCCGACAAGCTCGGGCTGTCGATCAAGAGCTATGTGCTGTGGGCCAAGATGCGCCGCGCGGCGGTGCTGATCGCCCTGGGACGCTCCCTGGCGGATATTGCCCATGAAGTCGGCTTTGCCGATGCCGCCCACCTGACGCGCACCTTCAAAGCGTTCTTCGGGCTGACACCCTCTTTCGTCGCCCAGCACATCAGGGTGCATCTGCACTGA
- a CDS encoding putative solute-binding protein yields MRFSKVITAFAAAALLPLSMSSHAVTQRTLCVFDILGTSGDTYNIMRDYAAAARTQGYDINLRVYTDEGIAAEDLKAGQCDAAGITGVRGRQFNTYTGSMDSIGSIPNYDIMKTVIQVLSSNNPRIVEHMRTNTYEVFGVLPMGAAYLFVKDKAINNVSALAGKSIAVLEYDVTQGKMAASVGMTPVMSDITNFAGRFNNHSVDICFAPAFAYKGLELYKGMEPNGGIVDYVLGQLSFQIIARHSRFDEEFANWSRNYVFENLFDRAMRLVSGADADIEDKWWIRISDPDRQRYDEMMRDARVAMTEEGLFSKDMMSLLRNIRCRHDASRAECSDRRELDW; encoded by the coding sequence ATGCGTTTCAGCAAGGTAATCACTGCTTTTGCCGCAGCTGCGCTGCTGCCATTATCCATGTCATCCCATGCGGTCACCCAGCGTACGCTGTGTGTGTTCGATATCCTCGGCACCTCGGGTGACACCTACAACATCATGCGTGACTACGCTGCCGCCGCCCGCACCCAGGGCTACGACATCAACCTGCGCGTGTACACCGACGAAGGCATTGCCGCCGAGGACCTCAAGGCAGGCCAGTGCGACGCGGCCGGTATCACCGGTGTGCGCGGTCGTCAGTTCAACACCTACACGGGCAGCATGGATTCGATCGGTTCGATCCCGAACTACGACATCATGAAGACCGTGATCCAGGTGCTTTCCAGCAACAACCCGCGCATCGTGGAACATATGCGCACCAATACCTATGAGGTGTTCGGTGTGCTGCCGATGGGTGCGGCGTACCTGTTCGTGAAAGACAAGGCGATCAACAACGTCAGCGCGCTGGCCGGCAAATCCATCGCCGTGCTGGAGTATGACGTGACCCAGGGCAAGATGGCCGCCAGCGTCGGCATGACCCCGGTGATGTCCGACATCACCAACTTCGCCGGCCGCTTCAACAACCACAGTGTGGATATCTGCTTTGCCCCGGCGTTCGCCTACAAGGGCCTGGAGCTGTACAAGGGCATGGAGCCGAATGGCGGCATCGTGGACTACGTACTGGGTCAGCTGAGCTTCCAGATCATCGCGCGCCACAGCCGTTTTGACGAGGAATTCGCCAACTGGTCCCGCAACTATGTGTTCGAGAACCTGTTTGACCGCGCCATGCGCCTGGTCAGCGGCGCCGATGCTGACATCGAAGACAAGTGGTGGATCCGTATTTCCGATCCGGACCGTCAGCGTTATGACGAAATGATGCGTGATGCACGTGTGGCGATGACGGAAGAAGGGTTGTTCAGCAAGGACATGATGTCCCTGCTGCGGAACATTCGTTGCCGTCATGATGCTAGCCGGGCCGAGTGCAGTGATCGGCGGGAGCTGGATTGGTAA
- a CDS encoding thioredoxin family protein has product MQSAQREVRLQTYLIKGESVRKDDDGVARQAVDVGSDNGPFMTDIYTFGVRNELGRIYRVVRLWHSVEYGLFTEGMERFGFSKEENPSGQDPEYGGDYSEIYYRESELEKRLMELHWEERGQITPLNDLNFQKAVNDDFPVLVFFWGEWCGPCRQLQSTLEIIAKERSGEIRVASLNVDDQKKTAEKYKVHSIPDMKLFRRGVEIYHHLGNLDKDTLNDDLSQNL; this is encoded by the coding sequence ATGCAAAGTGCGCAGCGGGAGGTGAGATTGCAAACCTATTTGATCAAGGGCGAGAGTGTCCGAAAGGATGATGATGGAGTGGCGAGGCAGGCGGTTGATGTCGGTTCGGATAACGGCCCTTTTATGACAGACATCTATACGTTTGGCGTCCGAAACGAGCTTGGTCGTATATATCGTGTGGTTCGGCTGTGGCATTCTGTGGAATACGGTCTTTTCACAGAGGGAATGGAGCGATTTGGATTTTCAAAGGAAGAGAATCCGAGTGGCCAGGATCCGGAGTATGGTGGAGATTATTCTGAGATATATTATCGAGAGTCTGAATTGGAAAAGAGGCTCATGGAGTTGCATTGGGAGGAGCGTGGGCAGATTACGCCACTGAATGACCTCAATTTTCAAAAAGCGGTAAACGATGATTTCCCAGTGTTGGTGTTTTTCTGGGGGGAGTGGTGTGGGCCATGCAGGCAACTGCAAAGCACATTAGAGATTATTGCAAAGGAGCGATCTGGTGAGATCAGGGTGGCAAGTCTTAATGTGGATGACCAAAAGAAGACCGCGGAGAAATACAAGGTTCACTCTATTCCGGATATGAAGCTGTTCAGGCGTGGCGTGGAAATTTATCATCATCTGGGTAACCTGGATAAAGATACTCTGAATGACGATTTGTCTCAGAACCTGTAA
- a CDS encoding CcdB family protein — MGQFCAYKNPNPGTRKQYPYLLDIQSDLLSALRTTVVIPLAPTRMAAPMSLSRLNPTFDIDGEGYTAITQDMAGIDRNQLGAQVFDLSAYRSDIVAAVDFVLAGI; from the coding sequence ATGGGACAGTTCTGTGCATACAAGAACCCCAACCCGGGCACTCGCAAGCAGTATCCCTACTTGCTGGATATTCAAAGCGATTTATTGAGCGCGCTGCGAACGACTGTCGTTATTCCGCTCGCCCCCACCAGAATGGCTGCCCCGATGAGTTTATCGAGGTTGAATCCAACGTTCGATATCGATGGTGAAGGTTACACAGCCATCACGCAGGATATGGCAGGCATTGATCGCAACCAGCTCGGCGCGCAGGTTTTTGATCTGTCAGCTTATCGTTCCGACATTGTAGCGGCGGTTGATTTTGTGCTGGCTGGAATATAG
- a CDS encoding type II toxin-antitoxin system CcdA family antitoxin, with the protein MNPTYNTQAPKKPTNVSINSDLLEKARAFNINLSATLEHALTEQLRTEQRAQWLRENADAIQAYNQFVEANGTFSDSVRRF; encoded by the coding sequence ATGAATCCCACCTACAACACCCAAGCCCCCAAAAAGCCTACAAATGTCAGCATAAACAGCGACTTACTTGAAAAAGCCAGGGCATTTAATATCAACCTGTCCGCAACACTGGAGCATGCATTGACGGAGCAATTACGGACCGAACAACGCGCTCAATGGTTGCGGGAAAACGCCGATGCCATTCAGGCCTATAACCAGTTTGTCGAAGCCAACGGCACCTTTAGCGACAGCGTAAGGCGTTTCTGA
- a CDS encoding OmpA family protein, with translation MNRLTGGALAIVACATAGQVYAQDGEYTEDTTTRQYLSPMASYLRLDKDRELDNYGAGASLIYGRQLSDHWWWETEGGGYILERGIKDQPDFYQGTVSTGLAYAFGDRTGFTPFVLAAIGVVYNDVIPDADDSYEFHANVGLGAVTGPLFDNGLKLRMEARYLYDNFDGIRGTASEDQGGFSDWRFSLGFEIPLGYRQVVERVVVETREVERVVERPVVDTDGDGVPDDRDRCPNTISGARVDADGCMIMNQTIVLNTINFELNSDQITPSSRPSLDQTVRSLQEQPEVTMEIAGHTDSTGSDAYNQQLSQRRADSVRNYLTSQGVDAGRLRATGYGEQQPIASNDTASGRAMNRRVEFRVSGESRSQ, from the coding sequence ATGAACAGATTGACCGGAGGGGCGCTGGCCATAGTGGCCTGTGCCACCGCGGGGCAGGTGTACGCGCAGGATGGGGAGTACACCGAGGATACAACCACCCGCCAGTACCTCAGCCCCATGGCCAGCTATCTGAGACTCGATAAAGACCGTGAACTGGACAACTACGGGGCCGGTGCCAGCCTGATCTACGGGCGGCAACTGTCTGACCACTGGTGGTGGGAGACTGAGGGCGGCGGTTACATTCTCGAACGCGGTATCAAGGATCAGCCGGATTTCTACCAGGGTACGGTGTCCACTGGCCTGGCCTATGCTTTTGGCGACCGCACCGGCTTTACGCCGTTTGTCCTGGCCGCCATCGGTGTGGTCTACAACGATGTGATTCCCGACGCCGACGACAGCTATGAATTCCACGCCAATGTGGGGCTGGGCGCTGTCACCGGGCCGCTGTTCGACAACGGCCTGAAGCTGCGCATGGAAGCCCGTTATCTCTACGACAATTTCGACGGCATTCGGGGCACGGCGTCCGAGGATCAGGGCGGTTTCAGTGACTGGCGGTTCTCGCTGGGGTTCGAGATCCCCCTTGGCTATCGCCAGGTGGTGGAACGCGTGGTGGTGGAAACCCGCGAAGTGGAACGCGTGGTGGAACGGCCTGTGGTGGACACGGATGGTGACGGCGTACCGGATGACCGTGACCGTTGCCCGAACACGATCAGCGGTGCGCGGGTCGATGCCGATGGCTGCATGATCATGAACCAGACCATCGTTCTGAACACGATCAACTTCGAGCTGAACTCCGACCAGATCACCCCCAGTTCACGGCCGTCACTGGACCAGACCGTGCGTTCGCTGCAGGAACAGCCGGAAGTGACCATGGAGATCGCCGGCCATACCGACAGCACCGGCTCTGATGCCTACAACCAGCAATTGTCGCAGCGCCGTGCGGATTCTGTGCGCAATTACCTGACCAGCCAGGGCGTTGATGCCGGTCGCCTGCGCGCCACCGGCTACGGCGAACAGCAACCGATTGCCAGCAACGATACCGCCTCCGGCCGCGCCATGAACCGGCGTGTGGAATTCCGGGTCAGCGGCGAGTCAAGGAGTCAATGA
- a CDS encoding thrombospondin type 3 repeat-containing protein, whose translation MGSLLKTFCVLWLAALLGAGLAGCKADGDGGGTPPVQRTDDQDGDGIEDVDDNCPSMANAMQEDMDGDGIGDVCDSDRDGDGRPDITDNCPLVANPNQTDTDGDGIGDACDADNDRDRDGVDDGIDNCPDNFNPEQGDVDNDGIGDVCDPDGDGDGVPNNNDNCRFTPNVTQLDTDNDGVGDACDGDRDGDTIADDDDNCLLLPNTDQADLDTDGIGDVCDNDRDGDGISNPSDNCPLIANADQADADGDGIGDVCDSSTPPVDTDGDGVPDDTDNCPLVPNPGQEDADGDGVGDACEVPLDTDGDGIPDATDNCPLVPNPGQEDADGDGVGDACENDSDGDGIPDDTDNCPLIPNPGQEDADGDGIGDACDNGDTDTDGDGIPDDTDNCPLIANAGQEDADGDGKGDVCDDDGFNCAVGNTYQPLGNTDFTASAGSLGLCLGCNVDDPALMLDGTSSTFAQMNIGAALLVGGAFVSADAVDTANDIAGVTTAGFVISDPNSQLLNLSLLGNFVSVHFYDNGAEVGTAAVDGGVLDLELLGIGSDSGQRFLAAEVPAVAFDSVRLEYVGLLNANKTYRVHEVCVGSP comes from the coding sequence ATGGGAAGCCTGTTGAAAACATTCTGCGTGCTATGGCTGGCAGCCCTCCTGGGCGCCGGGCTGGCTGGCTGCAAGGCCGATGGGGATGGTGGCGGCACGCCGCCGGTACAGCGGACCGATGACCAGGATGGCGATGGCATCGAGGATGTGGACGATAACTGTCCCTCCATGGCCAATGCCATGCAGGAAGACATGGACGGCGATGGCATCGGCGATGTCTGCGACAGTGATCGCGACGGTGACGGCCGCCCGGACATCACTGACAACTGCCCGTTGGTGGCGAACCCGAACCAGACCGACACCGATGGTGACGGTATTGGCGACGCCTGCGATGCCGATAATGACCGCGACCGTGATGGCGTGGACGACGGCATCGACAACTGCCCGGACAATTTTAATCCGGAGCAGGGCGATGTCGACAACGACGGTATCGGCGATGTGTGCGATCCCGACGGTGACGGTGACGGCGTACCGAACAACAACGACAACTGCCGCTTCACCCCGAATGTCACCCAGCTGGATACCGACAACGACGGCGTGGGCGATGCCTGTGACGGCGACCGCGACGGCGACACCATCGCTGACGACGATGACAACTGCCTGTTGTTGCCGAACACTGACCAGGCTGACCTCGACACCGACGGCATCGGTGACGTGTGCGACAACGACCGCGACGGCGACGGTATCAGCAACCCCAGCGACAACTGCCCGCTGATTGCCAACGCAGACCAGGCTGATGCGGATGGCGACGGCATTGGTGACGTCTGTGACAGCAGCACCCCGCCAGTGGATACCGACGGTGACGGCGTTCCCGACGACACCGACAACTGCCCGCTGGTGCCGAACCCCGGCCAGGAAGACGCTGATGGCGATGGCGTCGGCGATGCCTGCGAAGTCCCGCTGGACACCGACGGTGACGGTATTCCAGATGCTACTGACAACTGCCCGCTGGTGCCGAATCCCGGTCAGGAAGACGCCGATGGTGATGGGGTCGGTGATGCCTGTGAGAATGACTCGGACGGAGACGGGATTCCCGATGATACGGATAACTGTCCGCTGATCCCGAACCCCGGCCAGGAAGATGCCGACGGCGATGGCATTGGTGATGCCTGTGATAATGGTGACACCGATACCGATGGCGACGGCATTCCCGACGACACGGACAACTGCCCGCTGATCGCCAACGCCGGCCAGGAAGACGCCGACGGCGATGGCAAGGGCGATGTCTGCGATGATGATGGCTTCAACTGCGCCGTTGGCAACACCTATCAGCCGCTGGGCAACACCGACTTCACTGCGTCCGCCGGTTCACTGGGCCTGTGCCTGGGCTGCAATGTGGATGATCCGGCCTTGATGCTCGACGGTACTTCCTCGACCTTTGCGCAGATGAATATTGGTGCAGCCCTGCTGGTGGGCGGCGCCTTTGTCAGCGCGGACGCCGTGGACACTGCCAACGACATTGCCGGTGTGACTACCGCCGGCTTTGTGATCTCCGATCCCAACTCGCAACTGCTTAATCTGAGCCTGCTGGGCAACTTTGTGTCGGTGCATTTCTATGACAATGGTGCCGAAGTGGGCACTGCCGCCGTGGACGGTGGCGTACTCGACCTGGAGTTGCTTGGCATCGGCTCTGACAGCGGCCAGCGCTTCCTGGCGGCAGAGGTCCCGGCGGTCGCGTTTGATTCGGTACGGCTGGAATACGTGGGCCTGCTGAATGCCAACAAGACCTATCGTGTGCACGAGGTGTGTGTCGGCTCGCCGTAA
- the cydC gene encoding thiol reductant ABC exporter subunit CydC: protein MSEHNDTAVAWLRTHFHNDRHRLRNAWLLALATALTGMGLLGLSGWFISAAALAGLAAAGPAVAFNLLAPSAGIRALAMGRTVSRYFERLVSHDATFQVMQRLRTQLFNAILPRIPGPLSYLSSGHLLERLLGDVERLEQAWLGQWQPGLVAAATALVMLALGWLFAGPLAALVMLTLFALITALLITLSRRAAAPLQARMDIRDQMRSQLVQTLQGLPDVLAYGLRPRLLHDWQGRLGTLAGLEHRLALQQAITQALTQSLMQWLAVGVLLVLLVPVQQGVVSAPLALALMLLVLAAAEVTLPLAQAFQRWPDTRSTISRLRTLTDTPLPDQAATGTREPSPDGTLLVDNLRFAWPDAPALFDGLTFSVRAGTPLAVIGASGSGKSTLLHCLMGLQRADAGTIRFGGVVQKDAAPEAWRSGFALLLQQQQLFTGSLRDNLRLARPDADDALLWHTLERASLADVIRRRGGLDLWIGPQGLHLSGGQGRRLSLARVLLRDSPVVLLDEPFTGLEARTADSLFDTLQQTLRERVLIMATHDPRHAERLPQQLILGNTGPVAY from the coding sequence ATGTCTGAACACAACGACACCGCCGTGGCGTGGTTGCGCACGCATTTCCACAATGACCGGCACCGGCTGCGCAATGCCTGGCTGCTGGCGCTGGCCACCGCGCTGACCGGCATGGGCCTGCTGGGACTCTCCGGCTGGTTCATCAGTGCCGCCGCACTGGCCGGGCTGGCCGCCGCCGGCCCGGCCGTCGCCTTCAACCTGCTCGCGCCGAGCGCCGGCATTCGCGCGTTGGCCATGGGACGCACGGTGTCGCGGTATTTCGAACGGCTGGTGAGCCACGACGCCACATTCCAGGTCATGCAGCGCCTGCGCACACAGCTGTTCAACGCTATCCTGCCGCGCATTCCCGGCCCGCTGTCCTACCTCAGCAGCGGTCATCTGCTGGAACGGCTGCTCGGCGATGTCGAACGGCTCGAACAGGCCTGGCTCGGGCAGTGGCAACCAGGCCTGGTCGCCGCCGCCACCGCGCTGGTGATGCTCGCACTGGGGTGGCTGTTCGCCGGCCCGCTTGCCGCGCTGGTCATGCTGACGCTGTTCGCGCTGATCACCGCGCTGCTGATAACACTCTCGCGCCGCGCCGCCGCGCCGCTGCAGGCACGCATGGATATCCGCGACCAGATGCGCAGCCAGCTGGTGCAGACGCTCCAGGGGCTGCCTGATGTGCTGGCCTACGGCCTGCGTCCACGACTGCTGCACGACTGGCAAGGCCGGCTGGGCACGCTGGCCGGCCTGGAGCATCGTCTGGCGTTGCAGCAGGCCATCACCCAGGCCCTCACCCAGAGCCTGATGCAATGGCTCGCGGTGGGCGTGCTGCTGGTACTGCTGGTGCCGGTACAACAGGGCGTGGTCAGCGCCCCGCTGGCACTGGCGCTGATGCTGCTCGTGCTGGCGGCCGCTGAAGTGACGCTGCCGCTGGCGCAGGCCTTCCAGCGCTGGCCAGATACCCGCAGCACCATCAGCCGCCTGCGTACCCTGACGGACACCCCCCTGCCGGATCAGGCCGCCACCGGCACCCGTGAACCCAGCCCCGACGGCACACTGCTGGTCGACAACCTGCGCTTTGCCTGGCCCGATGCCCCGGCGCTGTTCGACGGGCTGACGTTCAGCGTCCGCGCCGGCACACCGCTCGCCGTCATCGGTGCCAGTGGCAGTGGCAAATCCACCCTGTTGCACTGCCTGATGGGCCTGCAACGGGCGGACGCCGGCACCATCCGGTTCGGCGGCGTCGTGCAAAAAGACGCCGCGCCCGAGGCCTGGCGCAGCGGCTTTGCCTTGCTGCTGCAACAGCAGCAGCTTTTTACCGGCAGCCTGCGCGACAACCTGCGCCTGGCCCGCCCGGACGCCGACGACGCACTGCTCTGGCATACCCTCGAACGGGCCAGCCTGGCCGACGTGATACGTCGCCGGGGCGGCCTCGACCTGTGGATCGGTCCGCAAGGCCTGCATCTCTCCGGTGGCCAGGGCCGGCGCCTGTCGCTGGCCCGCGTATTGCTGCGCGACAGCCCGGTGGTACTGCTCGACGAACCGTTCACCGGCCTGGAAGCCCGCACCGCTGACAGCCTGTTCGACACCCTGCAACAGACCCTGCGCGAGCGCGTGCTGATCATGGCCACCCACGACCCGCGCCACGCCGAACGGTTGCCACAACAGCTCATCCTTGGCAATACAGGCCCGGTTGCCTATTGA